The Hyphomonas sediminis genome contains a region encoding:
- the cysN gene encoding sulfate adenylyltransferase subunit CysN, whose protein sequence is MRLNDDLIAADIGAYLEAHENKSLLRFITCGSVDDGKSTLIGRLLYDSKMIFEDQLATLESDSKRVGTQGDSIDFALLVDGLAAEREQGITIDVAYRFFATQKRKFIVADTPGHEQYTRNMATGASTADAAILMIDARKGVLTQTRRHSFIASLLGIRHLVLAVNKMDLVGYKQDVFDSIVADFLAFAEGLPGKVSIQPIPLSALAGTNMTERSPETPWYNGPSLIEYLETVEIEDERTGRPFRLPVQWVSRPNLDFRGFAGQIASGSVKPGDKVRSLPSGRETTITRIVTVDGDLDEAVAGQSVTLTFADEIDTSRGDMIVSSAQPAEVSDQFQVHLLWMSEQPLLPGRRYILKAGTKTVTATVNAPKHGVDVNTLAETSARTAELNQIVVTTLSLDQPIPFDPYKDNRETGGFILIDRQTNDTVALGLVDFALRRASNIHWQALDISRDALAEQKGQRPAVLWFTGLSGSGKSTIANALQKRLFAYGRHTFILDGDNVRHGLNRDLGFTDADRVENIRRVANVARLMTDAGLITLVSFISPFRAERQMARALMPEGEFIEIHVDTPLAIAEQRDVKGLYKKARAGEIRNFTGIDSPYEPPLAPEIRISTADKSAEEAAEEIFAYLDERGFLSVWEGPGSGI, encoded by the coding sequence ATGCGCCTCAATGACGATCTGATTGCGGCCGACATCGGCGCCTATCTGGAAGCGCATGAGAACAAGTCTCTGCTGCGCTTTATCACCTGCGGCTCGGTGGATGACGGCAAGTCGACCCTGATCGGCCGCCTGCTTTATGATTCCAAGATGATCTTCGAAGATCAGCTGGCGACGCTGGAATCGGATTCCAAGCGGGTTGGCACGCAGGGAGATTCCATTGACTTCGCTTTGCTGGTCGATGGTCTGGCGGCAGAGCGCGAACAAGGCATAACGATTGACGTTGCCTACCGTTTCTTCGCCACCCAGAAGCGCAAGTTCATCGTGGCAGACACACCCGGACATGAACAGTATACGCGCAACATGGCCACCGGCGCTTCCACGGCAGACGCCGCCATCCTGATGATCGATGCCCGCAAGGGCGTCCTCACCCAGACGCGCCGCCACAGCTTTATTGCCAGCCTTCTGGGCATTCGCCATCTGGTGCTGGCCGTAAACAAGATGGACCTTGTAGGCTACAAGCAGGACGTGTTCGACAGCATCGTCGCAGACTTTCTCGCCTTCGCCGAAGGACTGCCGGGAAAAGTCAGCATCCAGCCTATTCCGCTTTCGGCGCTGGCAGGCACCAACATGACCGAGCGCTCGCCCGAAACGCCCTGGTATAACGGGCCGAGCCTTATTGAATATCTTGAAACCGTCGAGATTGAAGACGAGCGCACTGGCCGCCCCTTCCGCCTGCCGGTTCAGTGGGTCAGCCGTCCAAACCTCGATTTCCGGGGCTTTGCCGGCCAGATTGCCAGCGGCAGTGTCAAGCCGGGCGACAAGGTTCGCTCGCTGCCTTCGGGCCGGGAAACTACCATCACGCGTATCGTCACGGTAGATGGCGATCTCGACGAAGCCGTGGCCGGCCAGTCGGTCACGCTGACCTTCGCAGACGAGATCGACACCTCGCGCGGCGACATGATCGTGTCTTCGGCCCAGCCTGCCGAAGTGTCCGACCAGTTCCAGGTTCACCTTCTCTGGATGAGCGAGCAGCCGCTGCTTCCGGGCCGCCGCTACATTCTCAAGGCCGGCACCAAGACCGTCACAGCCACCGTCAACGCGCCCAAGCACGGCGTCGACGTGAATACGCTGGCCGAAACCTCCGCTCGCACGGCGGAGCTGAACCAGATTGTCGTCACCACCCTGTCGCTCGACCAGCCCATCCCATTTGATCCCTACAAGGATAACCGCGAAACCGGTGGCTTCATCCTCATCGACCGCCAGACGAACGACACGGTTGCCCTCGGCCTGGTGGACTTCGCCTTGCGCCGCGCTTCCAACATTCACTGGCAGGCGCTCGACATCAGCCGCGATGCCCTCGCCGAACAGAAGGGCCAGCGCCCTGCGGTGCTCTGGTTCACCGGCCTTTCAGGCTCGGGCAAATCGACCATCGCCAATGCCCTGCAGAAGCGCCTGTTCGCCTACGGACGGCATACCTTCATCCTCGACGGGGACAATGTGCGCCACGGCCTCAACCGCGATCTCGGCTTCACCGATGCCGACCGGGTGGAGAACATCCGCCGGGTCGCCAATGTGGCGCGCCTGATGACGGATGCCGGTCTTATCACGCTGGTCTCGTTCATCTCGCCCTTCCGGGCCGAACGCCAGATGGCGCGCGCGCTGATGCCCGAAGGCGAGTTCATCGAAATCCATGTCGATACGCCGCTGGCAATTGCGGAGCAGCGCGATGTGAAAGGTCTCTACAAGAAGGCCCGCGCCGGTGAGATCCGCAACTTCACCGGCATCGACAGCCCGTATGAACCGCCCCTTGCTCCGGAAATCCGCATCAGTACGGCAGACAAGTCAGCTGAAGAGGCCGCCGAGGAAATCTTCGCTTATCTTGATGAGCGCGGATTCCTCAGCGTGTGGGAAGGCCCCGGCAGCGGCATCTGA
- the cysD gene encoding sulfate adenylyltransferase subunit CysD has protein sequence MPNLTHLDRLEAESLHIIREVASECEKPVMLYSIGKDSAVMLHLAMKAFYPAKPPFPLLHVDTGWKFREMIEFRDRKVKELGLELLVHMNEDGVTEGVGPFTHGSAYHTDVMKTAALKQALDKYGFDAAFGGARRDEEKSRAKERIISFRSAGHRWDPKRQRPEIWNLYNTRMHKGESIRAFPLSNWTELDIWQYIRREKIELVPLYLSAPRPVVTWNDTLIMVDDDRVPADISAKAEVKSVRFRTLGCYPLTGAVESTAATLDDVIQEILLTSTSERQGRAIDKDQAASMEKKKQEGYF, from the coding sequence TTGCCTAATCTGACCCATCTGGACCGGCTGGAAGCCGAAAGCCTCCACATCATCCGGGAAGTCGCCTCCGAATGTGAAAAGCCGGTGATGCTTTACTCCATCGGCAAGGACTCCGCCGTGATGCTGCATCTGGCGATGAAGGCCTTCTATCCGGCCAAGCCGCCCTTCCCGCTGCTGCATGTCGATACCGGCTGGAAATTCCGCGAGATGATCGAGTTTCGTGACCGGAAAGTAAAAGAGCTGGGCCTTGAGCTGCTCGTCCACATGAATGAGGACGGGGTGACGGAGGGCGTTGGCCCGTTCACCCATGGCTCAGCCTACCATACGGATGTAATGAAGACTGCCGCGCTGAAACAGGCGCTCGACAAATACGGCTTCGATGCCGCCTTTGGCGGTGCCCGGCGCGACGAGGAGAAATCCCGCGCCAAGGAACGTATCATCTCCTTCCGCTCTGCCGGCCATCGCTGGGACCCGAAACGTCAGCGCCCGGAGATCTGGAACCTCTACAATACCCGCATGCACAAGGGCGAAAGCATCCGCGCCTTCCCCCTGTCGAACTGGACTGAGTTGGATATCTGGCAATACATCCGCCGCGAGAAGATTGAGCTGGTCCCACTGTATCTCTCCGCGCCGCGCCCAGTTGTAACTTGGAATGACACACTCATCATGGTCGATGACGACCGCGTGCCCGCAGACATCTCCGCCAAAGCTGAAGTCAAATCCGTCCGCTTCCGGACGCTGGGCTGCTATCCGCTTACCGGCGCGGTCGAAAGCACCGCCGCCACGCTGGACGATGTGATCCAGGAAATCCTTCTCACCTCCACCTCTGAGCGCCAGGGCCGCGCCATCGACAAGGACCAGGCCGCCTCGATGGAGAAGAAAAAACAGGAAGGCTATTTCTGA
- the glmS gene encoding glutamine--fructose-6-phosphate transaminase (isomerizing): MCGIVAIAGKAEVAGRLVDGLKRLEYRGYDSAGVAVAAAGGIERRRAKGKIVNLQARLDDSPLQGLTGIAHTRWATHGAPNEVNAHPHMSGSVAIVHNGIIENYRELREDLESRGRTFESETDSEVIAQLIDAYMAEGKDPVAAFEEALKHFHGAFAIAAIFSNDPELVIGARKGSPLVLGYGEDEMYLGSDAIALAPLTRDVTYLEEGDWVVMRRNSFDIRNVRGERVNRARVTSAVNDALIERGEYDHFMLKEIHEQSESLARSIMPYINQATMSVNVPEAAEKLFAEADRAVAIACGTAYYAAFTAKYWFEQIARLAFEPDIASEFRYRRPVLPKQGLSLFVSQSGETADTLAALRYCRENRTPAIAVVNVPESSIAREAASIVPTHAGPEIGVASTKAFTAQLSVLAMLALSAAKARGHLLPGDELKYVRSLLALPRKVTEALESAAHVREIAEQISDKRDILFLGRGRYYPMALEGALKLKEVSYIHAEGYAAGELKHGPIALIEKGLPIVVVAPKDELFEKTISNVEEVRARGAQIILISDEAGIQAAGKRADYTIQLPEGDDISLPILSAVPLQLLAYYVAVTRGTDVDQPRNLAKSVTVE, translated from the coding sequence ATGTGTGGTATCGTTGCAATTGCTGGCAAGGCCGAAGTGGCTGGCCGTCTGGTCGATGGCCTTAAACGCCTTGAGTATCGCGGCTATGATAGCGCCGGCGTTGCCGTGGCCGCTGCGGGCGGCATTGAGCGGCGCCGGGCAAAGGGCAAGATCGTTAACCTTCAGGCGCGCCTGGATGACAGCCCGCTCCAGGGCCTGACCGGCATTGCCCACACCCGCTGGGCGACCCATGGCGCGCCCAATGAGGTTAACGCCCACCCGCACATGTCCGGTTCCGTCGCCATCGTGCACAATGGCATCATCGAGAACTACCGCGAACTGCGGGAAGATCTCGAAAGCCGGGGCCGCACATTTGAGTCCGAAACCGACAGCGAAGTAATCGCCCAGCTGATAGATGCCTACATGGCCGAGGGCAAAGACCCCGTCGCGGCGTTTGAGGAAGCGCTGAAGCATTTCCATGGCGCCTTCGCCATCGCGGCTATCTTTTCCAATGATCCGGAACTGGTCATCGGTGCGCGCAAAGGGTCGCCGCTGGTGCTCGGCTATGGCGAGGACGAGATGTATCTCGGCTCAGACGCCATCGCTCTGGCGCCGCTGACGCGCGATGTCACCTATCTGGAAGAGGGTGACTGGGTGGTGATGCGCCGCAACTCCTTCGACATCCGCAATGTGCGCGGCGAGCGGGTGAACCGCGCGCGGGTCACCTCGGCTGTCAATGACGCGCTGATCGAGCGCGGCGAGTATGACCACTTCATGCTCAAGGAAATCCACGAGCAGTCGGAATCGCTTGCCCGCTCCATCATGCCTTACATCAATCAGGCAACGATGTCGGTGAACGTGCCTGAAGCCGCCGAGAAGCTGTTTGCAGAAGCTGACCGGGCCGTCGCGATTGCCTGTGGCACGGCTTACTACGCCGCCTTCACCGCGAAATACTGGTTCGAGCAGATCGCGCGCCTGGCCTTTGAGCCCGACATCGCGTCCGAGTTCCGCTATCGCCGTCCAGTGCTGCCCAAGCAGGGCCTCTCCCTGTTTGTCAGCCAGTCGGGTGAAACGGCCGACACGTTGGCCGCGCTGCGCTATTGCCGCGAAAACCGTACGCCGGCGATTGCCGTTGTGAACGTGCCGGAAAGCTCCATTGCGCGGGAAGCGGCGTCTATCGTGCCCACCCATGCCGGGCCGGAAATCGGCGTCGCTTCGACCAAGGCCTTTACCGCGCAGCTTTCCGTGCTGGCCATGCTGGCGCTGTCGGCGGCCAAGGCGCGGGGGCATCTGCTGCCGGGTGACGAGCTGAAATATGTCCGTAGCCTGCTGGCCTTGCCACGCAAGGTGACCGAGGCGCTGGAAAGCGCGGCGCATGTCAGGGAGATCGCCGAGCAGATCTCGGACAAACGGGACATCCTGTTCCTTGGCCGGGGGCGCTATTATCCGATGGCGCTGGAAGGCGCGCTGAAGCTGAAGGAAGTGTCCTACATCCATGCGGAAGGCTATGCTGCGGGCGAGCTGAAGCATGGCCCCATTGCGCTGATCGAAAAGGGCCTGCCGATCGTTGTGGTCGCGCCGAAGGATGAGCTGTTCGAGAAGACGATTTCGAACGTCGAGGAAGTCCGCGCCCGCGGCGCCCAGATCATCCTGATTTCGGACGAGGCCGGCATCCAGGCGGCTGGCAAGCGCGCTGATTACACGATCCAGCTGCCGGAAGGCGATGACATCTCTCTGCCGATCCTTTCGGCGGTGCCGCTGCAACTGCTGGCGTATTACGTTGCCGTCACGCGCGGCACCGATGTGGACCAGCCGCGCAATCTCGCCAAATCCGTGACGGTTGAGTAA
- the rfbD gene encoding dTDP-4-dehydrorhamnose reductase has protein sequence MTPATGQILVIGRQGQLAQALLATGRDDLVCVGRPEADLANPDALAALISRYQPRLVLNAGGFTKVDLAESQEAEAFALNEAGPAALARLCQAAAIPLIHISTDCVFDGQKAAPYDAGDMARPLSVYGRSKLAGEQAVAQLCTAHLVVRVSWVFSEYADNFVRTMLKLAAGRDEITVVNDQIGYPTYCPDLAAGLLLMADQVLQPGFDQWGVYHLAGRQEIDRAAMAEAIFAESRVQGGPSAWVKGVATSDYPTPAARPMNARLDSRKVAEVFGVSLNDWNIGLKRAVGVLLGDEK, from the coding sequence GTGACGCCAGCGACAGGACAGATTCTCGTTATTGGCCGCCAGGGCCAGCTTGCCCAAGCGCTGCTTGCCACCGGGCGCGATGACCTCGTTTGCGTTGGTCGGCCGGAAGCAGATCTTGCAAATCCGGATGCCTTGGCCGCGCTGATCAGCCGTTACCAACCGCGCCTTGTGCTCAATGCTGGCGGCTTCACCAAGGTAGACCTTGCAGAGAGCCAGGAAGCAGAGGCATTCGCGTTGAATGAGGCTGGTCCGGCAGCGCTTGCCCGGTTATGCCAGGCGGCGGCGATCCCCCTGATCCACATCTCGACCGATTGCGTGTTCGACGGGCAGAAAGCCGCTCCGTATGATGCTGGGGACATGGCGCGCCCATTGAGCGTATACGGCCGGTCGAAGCTGGCCGGAGAACAGGCAGTCGCGCAGCTGTGCACGGCGCATCTGGTTGTGCGTGTATCCTGGGTTTTCTCCGAGTATGCAGACAATTTCGTGCGCACGATGCTGAAACTCGCGGCGGGCCGGGACGAGATCACGGTGGTGAACGACCAGATTGGCTACCCGACTTATTGTCCCGACCTGGCGGCGGGCTTGCTGCTGATGGCAGATCAGGTGTTGCAACCGGGATTTGATCAATGGGGCGTCTATCATCTGGCGGGCCGGCAGGAGATCGACCGGGCGGCGATGGCGGAGGCGATCTTTGCCGAGAGCCGCGTCCAGGGCGGGCCTTCGGCGTGGGTTAAAGGCGTGGCAACGTCAGACTACCCCACGCCAGCAGCGCGCCCGATGAATGCCCGGCTGGACTCGCGCAAGGTGGCGGAGGTCTTTGGTGTATCATTGAATGACTGGAATATTGGCCTGAAGCGCGCGGTTGGCGTGCTGCTCGGGGATGAGAAATGA
- the galE gene encoding UDP-glucose 4-epimerase GalE, translating to MLGRVLVAGGAGYVGSHCCRAFAEAGWEVTVFDNLATGWRDLVQWGDLIEGDLNNPADIEAAFQKVKPDAVAHFAGSTLVGESVHEPEKYYRNNTFTTLNLIEVMRRHEVRNIIFSSTCAIFGKAQTEYLAEDHPFSPINPYGMSKLMVEYMLADADRAHGIRSACLRYFNAAGADRDARTGERHVPETHLIPLALKGAYDPDFSFTIHGTDFDTPDGTAIRDYIHVEDLAEAHLLALNALRDGAPSNAFNLGTGLGTSVAEIVAAVEAATGRVLPRKTGPRRPGDPPRLVAAPDHAARTLGWKATRSDVDTIIRSALAWHQKDWQRE from the coding sequence ATGCTGGGAAGAGTTCTGGTTGCGGGTGGGGCAGGTTATGTCGGCAGCCATTGTTGCCGGGCATTTGCTGAGGCTGGCTGGGAGGTCACCGTATTCGACAATCTGGCGACCGGCTGGCGTGATCTCGTCCAGTGGGGCGATCTGATTGAGGGCGATCTCAATAATCCAGCAGATATCGAGGCTGCGTTTCAGAAAGTGAAGCCCGATGCGGTGGCTCATTTTGCCGGATCAACACTGGTGGGCGAATCCGTTCATGAGCCGGAGAAATACTACCGCAACAACACCTTCACGACGCTGAACCTGATTGAGGTGATGCGCCGGCATGAGGTGCGCAACATAATCTTCTCCTCCACCTGCGCCATCTTCGGTAAGGCGCAGACGGAGTATCTGGCAGAAGACCACCCATTCAGCCCGATCAATCCCTACGGGATGTCAAAGCTGATGGTCGAATACATGCTGGCCGATGCAGACCGGGCGCATGGTATCCGGTCGGCCTGCCTGCGCTATTTCAATGCCGCTGGCGCCGACCGCGATGCGCGGACAGGCGAGCGGCACGTTCCGGAAACTCATCTTATTCCGCTCGCGCTCAAGGGCGCCTACGATCCGGACTTTTCCTTCACCATCCACGGCACCGATTTCGATACGCCGGATGGCACGGCCATTCGCGACTATATCCATGTGGAGGATCTGGCTGAGGCGCACCTGCTGGCGCTAAATGCGCTGCGCGATGGCGCGCCGAGCAATGCGTTCAATCTCGGCACCGGGCTGGGCACCAGCGTTGCGGAAATCGTTGCCGCCGTGGAAGCGGCAACCGGCCGCGTGCTGCCCCGCAAAACCGGGCCGCGCCGTCCCGGTGACCCGCCCCGCCTCGTTGCCGCGCCAGACCATGCCGCACGCACGCTCGGCTGGAAGGCGACCCGGTCAGACGTAGACACGATCATTCGTTCCGCGCTTGCCTGGCACCAGAAAGACTGGCAGCGCGAGTAG
- a CDS encoding DegT/DnrJ/EryC1/StrS family aminotransferase → MQFIDLQAQRRRIETEINSAVQRVIESGRYVLGPEVGELEKQLAAWCGAKHSVSCANGTDALSLPLMAWEVGPGDAVFCPSFTFVATAQVVPALGATPVFVDIHADTYNMDPASLEAAIARVKAEGKLTPRVVIAVDLFGQPADYPAIKAICDREGLKLIADNAQGYGCTLNGKYSSDWADISTTSFFPAKPLGCYGDGGAMVTNDSRLAELVESLRVYGKVTPTDAAQRNFHHDPKYLSLRIGMNSRLDTIQAAILLEKLKLFAEEIELREKVARRYSEALGGKVLRVPHVIEGGQSVWAQYVIEHKNRDGLQAHLTASGIPSMVYYPVPIHQQDFAARFAPPAGSLPVTETASCHVLALPMHPYLSTEDQDRVIAAVLGFNG, encoded by the coding sequence ATGCAGTTCATTGACCTTCAGGCCCAGCGCCGCCGCATCGAAACCGAGATAAACTCAGCCGTTCAGCGCGTCATCGAGAGCGGGCGCTATGTGCTTGGTCCCGAAGTCGGCGAGCTGGAAAAGCAGCTGGCGGCCTGGTGCGGCGCGAAACATTCGGTGTCCTGCGCCAACGGCACCGATGCCCTCTCCTTGCCGCTGATGGCCTGGGAAGTCGGCCCCGGCGACGCGGTGTTCTGTCCGAGCTTCACCTTCGTGGCCACCGCGCAGGTCGTTCCCGCGCTTGGCGCGACGCCCGTCTTCGTGGACATCCACGCCGACACCTACAACATGGACCCGGCAAGCCTTGAGGCCGCGATCGCCCGCGTGAAGGCCGAAGGCAAGCTGACGCCGCGCGTTGTCATCGCGGTCGATCTCTTCGGCCAGCCGGCGGACTATCCCGCTATCAAGGCGATCTGCGACCGGGAAGGGCTGAAGCTCATCGCCGACAATGCGCAGGGCTATGGCTGCACGCTGAACGGCAAATACTCGTCCGACTGGGCCGACATCTCGACCACCAGCTTCTTTCCCGCCAAGCCGCTCGGCTGTTATGGCGATGGCGGCGCGATGGTCACCAATGACAGCCGTCTGGCAGAGCTCGTCGAATCCCTGCGCGTCTATGGCAAGGTGACGCCGACGGACGCGGCCCAGCGCAACTTCCATCACGATCCGAAATACCTTTCGCTACGCATCGGCATGAACTCGCGTCTCGACACGATCCAGGCGGCCATCCTGCTCGAAAAGCTCAAACTCTTCGCCGAGGAGATCGAGCTGCGTGAGAAGGTTGCCCGCCGCTATTCCGAAGCGCTGGGCGGCAAGGTGCTCCGTGTGCCGCATGTCATCGAGGGTGGCCAGTCCGTCTGGGCGCAATATGTGATCGAGCACAAGAACCGCGATGGCCTGCAGGCCCACCTCACCGCCAGCGGCATTCCCAGCATGGTTTACTATCCCGTGCCGATCCACCAGCAGGACTTCGCCGCCCGCTTCGCGCCGCCCGCCGGATCGCTGCCGGTCACCGAGACGGCAAGCTGCCATGTGCTCGCCTTGCCGATGCACCCCTATCTGTCGACGGAAGATCAGGACCGCGTCATCGCTGCCGTGCTGGGCTTCAACGGCTAG
- the trmFO gene encoding methylenetetrahydrofolate--tRNA-(uracil(54)-C(5))-methyltransferase (FADH(2)-oxidizing) TrmFO, with the protein MTLKPIHVIGGGMAGSEATWQIASAGVPVILHEMRGTRGTDAHQTDKLAELVCSNSFRSDDHTTNAVGVIHEEMRRAGGIIINTAKDHQVPAGSALAVDREGFSEAVTAKLEAHPLVTIQREEIAGLPPEDWDSVIVATGPLTSLALADAIRAHTGETDLAFFDAIAPIVYFDSIDMDKAWRQSRYDKAGPAGDTAAYINCPMTEEQYNAFLDALLAAPKTEFREWEKNTPYFEGCLPIEVMAERGRETLRFGPMKPVGLTNPHNPTVKAHAIVQLRQDNALGTLWNMVGFQTKLKYAAQTDIFRMIPGLEKAEFARLGGIHRNTFLNSPKLLDNQLRMKSMPRLRFAGQVTGVEGYVESAAMGLLAGRLAAAERLGKRLEPPPPTTAIGALVNHITGGHLAEGQTFQPMNVNFGLFPDISDYSKTDENGKRLRGKDKGRAKKMAQAIRALDDFNGWLAAQETVAAE; encoded by the coding sequence ATGACCCTGAAACCCATCCACGTTATCGGCGGCGGCATGGCCGGCTCCGAAGCCACCTGGCAGATCGCCTCTGCCGGCGTGCCCGTCATCCTGCATGAAATGCGTGGGACACGCGGCACTGACGCCCACCAGACGGACAAGCTGGCTGAGCTCGTCTGCTCCAACTCCTTCCGCTCGGACGACCACACGACGAACGCCGTCGGGGTGATCCATGAGGAAATGCGCCGGGCGGGCGGCATCATCATCAACACCGCAAAGGACCATCAGGTGCCCGCCGGCAGCGCGCTGGCGGTGGACCGGGAAGGCTTCTCCGAGGCCGTAACTGCGAAGCTGGAGGCCCACCCCCTCGTGACGATCCAGCGCGAGGAGATCGCGGGGCTTCCGCCTGAAGATTGGGACAGCGTGATCGTGGCCACTGGCCCGCTCACCTCGCTGGCGCTGGCAGACGCCATCCGCGCCCATACCGGCGAGACCGACCTTGCCTTCTTCGACGCCATTGCGCCAATCGTCTATTTTGACTCCATCGACATGGACAAGGCCTGGCGCCAGAGCCGCTATGACAAGGCCGGCCCGGCAGGCGATACGGCAGCCTATATCAACTGTCCGATGACGGAAGAGCAGTATAACGCTTTCCTGGATGCCTTGCTGGCCGCGCCGAAAACCGAGTTCCGCGAGTGGGAAAAGAACACGCCGTATTTTGAAGGCTGCCTGCCCATCGAAGTGATGGCCGAGCGCGGGCGCGAGACGCTGCGCTTCGGGCCCATGAAGCCGGTCGGCCTCACCAATCCGCATAACCCCACCGTCAAGGCGCACGCCATCGTGCAGCTGCGCCAGGACAATGCGCTGGGCACGCTGTGGAATATGGTCGGCTTCCAGACGAAGCTGAAATATGCAGCGCAGACGGACATTTTCCGAATGATCCCCGGCCTTGAGAAAGCCGAGTTTGCACGCCTTGGCGGCATTCACCGCAACACCTTCCTCAACTCGCCCAAACTGCTCGACAATCAGCTGCGCATGAAATCCATGCCGCGCCTGCGCTTTGCCGGCCAGGTGACGGGAGTTGAAGGCTATGTGGAGAGCGCCGCGATGGGCCTGCTGGCCGGGCGCCTTGCCGCCGCCGAACGGCTGGGCAAGCGCCTTGAGCCGCCGCCACCGACCACGGCCATCGGCGCGCTGGTCAACCACATCACCGGTGGGCATCTTGCCGAAGGGCAGACCTTCCAGCCGATGAACGTAAACTTCGGTCTTTTCCCCGATATCAGCGATTATTCGAAGACGGACGAAAATGGAAAACGCCTGCGCGGCAAGGACAAGGGCCGCGCCAAGAAGATGGCGCAGGCCATCCGCGCGCTGGACGACTTCAATGGCTGGCTCGCCGCGCAGGAAACCGTGGCCGCAGAATAA